Proteins found in one Labrenzia sp. VG12 genomic segment:
- a CDS encoding sugar phosphate isomerase/epimerase has product MAGLIKGPAIFLAQFGGDDAPFNSLPAIANWAAGLGYKGIQIPTFDGRLFDLNKAAESQTYCDEVKGICSDAGVEITELSTHLQGQLVAVHPAYDLAFDGFAPPEVHGNPQARQDWAVDQMKKAAIASRNLGLTASVSFTGSLAFPYLYPWPQRPAGLIDEAFKELAKRWKPILDVYEDNGVDVGYEIHPGEDVFDGATFEMFLEALGGHKRCQINYDPSHFLLQQLDYLSFIDIYHERICAYHVKDAEFNPDGRQGVYSGYQGWVNRAGRFRSLGDGQVDFSGIFSKLAQYGYDSWAVLEWECCLKSPEQGAAEGAPFIESHIIEVTDKAFDDFAGGDTDQDQIRKMLGL; this is encoded by the coding sequence ATGGCCGGACTGATCAAGGGACCTGCAATTTTCCTGGCGCAATTCGGCGGGGACGACGCCCCGTTCAACTCGTTGCCAGCCATTGCAAACTGGGCTGCCGGCCTTGGCTACAAGGGTATCCAGATCCCGACCTTTGACGGCCGTCTGTTCGACCTGAACAAGGCAGCTGAAAGCCAGACCTATTGCGACGAGGTCAAGGGCATCTGTTCCGATGCCGGTGTCGAGATCACGGAGCTCTCCACCCACTTGCAAGGTCAGCTTGTGGCCGTGCATCCGGCCTATGATCTTGCCTTTGACGGATTTGCGCCACCGGAAGTGCATGGCAACCCGCAGGCCCGGCAGGACTGGGCGGTCGATCAGATGAAAAAGGCCGCCATCGCCAGCCGCAATCTCGGCCTGACGGCTTCCGTGAGCTTCACCGGCTCTCTGGCTTTCCCCTATCTTTATCCCTGGCCGCAACGCCCGGCAGGCCTGATCGACGAAGCCTTCAAGGAGCTCGCCAAACGCTGGAAACCGATCCTCGACGTCTATGAGGACAATGGCGTCGATGTCGGCTACGAAATCCACCCGGGCGAAGATGTCTTTGACGGTGCGACCTTCGAGATGTTCCTGGAGGCCCTTGGCGGGCACAAGCGCTGCCAGATCAACTACGACCCGTCGCATTTCCTGCTGCAGCAGCTCGACTATCTCAGCTTCATCGACATCTATCACGAGCGCATCTGCGCCTATCACGTGAAGGATGCCGAGTTCAATCCGGACGGCCGCCAGGGCGTCTATTCCGGATATCAGGGCTGGGTCAACCGGGCCGGGCGCTTCCGCTCACTCGGCGACGGGCAGGTCGATTTTTCCGGCATCTTTTCCAAGCTCGCCCAATATGGCTATGACAGCTGGGCGGTGCTGGAATGGGAATGCTGCCTGAAGTCTCCGGAACAGGGCGCGGCAGAAGGTGCTCCCTTCATCGAAAGCCACATCATCGAAGTCACCGACAAGGCCTTTGACGACTTCGCCGGCGGTGACACCGACCAGGACCAGATCCGGAAGATGCTGGGACTGTAG
- a CDS encoding type I glyceraldehyde-3-phosphate dehydrogenase, protein MRIVINGFGRIGRTVLRQVLALPASEAIEVVRINDIAPLETCSYLFKYDSVFGPWPGEVSADETSLTIDGQRIPFSAEADLSQLDLGNVDVVMECTGRADTREVAERGLKAGARNVLISGPSKAADITLVLGANEENLGDFRIVSNGSCTTNALAPLLRGLDDAIGIQSGHMTTIHCYTGSQPMVDAPRGPLERSRAGGVSMVPTTTSATKLVGTVLPQLAGKVSGAAVRVPTISVSAVDLTVTLAEPVEAPFNNRLLEIFKDSPVIGFVRDRVVSTDMRTRPESLVLHLPETLEANARQVRLFGWYDNEWGFSARMIDMARLMAAR, encoded by the coding sequence ATGCGGATAGTGATCAACGGGTTCGGCCGCATCGGCCGGACCGTCCTGCGCCAGGTGCTGGCCCTCCCGGCGTCGGAGGCGATTGAAGTGGTGCGCATCAACGACATCGCGCCACTCGAAACCTGCTCTTACCTCTTCAAATATGACAGCGTCTTCGGCCCCTGGCCCGGCGAGGTGAGCGCTGACGAAACCTCACTGACGATCGATGGGCAACGGATCCCCTTTTCCGCCGAAGCCGATCTCTCGCAGCTTGATCTCGGCAATGTCGACGTCGTCATGGAATGTACGGGGCGCGCGGACACGCGGGAGGTCGCCGAACGCGGCCTGAAGGCCGGGGCCAGGAATGTGCTGATCTCCGGCCCGTCCAAGGCTGCCGACATCACGCTGGTGCTGGGTGCCAACGAGGAAAACCTCGGCGACTTCAGGATTGTCTCCAACGGTTCTTGCACGACCAACGCGCTTGCCCCGCTGCTGCGCGGGCTCGACGATGCAATCGGCATCCAGAGTGGCCACATGACCACGATCCACTGTTACACCGGCAGTCAGCCCATGGTGGACGCCCCGCGCGGGCCACTGGAACGCAGCCGGGCCGGCGGGGTCTCCATGGTCCCGACCACCACCAGTGCGACCAAGCTGGTGGGCACCGTGCTGCCCCAGCTTGCCGGCAAGGTCAGTGGCGCAGCCGTGCGTGTGCCGACCATCAGCGTCTCCGCCGTCGACCTGACGGTGACGCTGGCGGAACCAGTCGAGGCGCCGTTCAACAACAGGCTTCTGGAAATATTCAAAGACAGTCCGGTGATCGGCTTCGTCCGAGACCGCGTGGTCTCGACCGACATGCGCACGCGTCCTGAATCGCTGGTCCTGCATCTGCCTGAAACGCTGGAGGCAAATGCCCGCCAGGTGCGTCTCTTCGGCTGGTACGACAATGAATGGGGCTTTTCCGCCCGCATGATCGACATGGCCCGGTTGATGGCGGCGCGATAG
- the bhcD gene encoding iminosuccinate reductase BhcD, translating to MIIVPEREIADLIGRKDAFDAVEKTFAAMASGAAYNFPVIREAIGHADALYGFKSGFDRSSLALGLKSGGYWPGNMDKGLTNHQSTVFLFDADTGQARAVVGGNLLTALRTAAASAVSIKHLARKDAKVLGMIGAGHQSAFQMRAAVEQRDFEKVIGWNLHPDMLVRLEETANELGLPYESLDLDRLGAEADVIISITSSFEPILKAAQVTPGTHIACMGTDTKGKQEVDTDLVGKARLFTDEVAQSATIGECQHAVAAGIVSEDNIIEIGAVINATHQGRTSDDDITLFDGTGVGLQDLAVASAAVELAVQKGVAVQVDF from the coding sequence ATGATCATTGTTCCTGAAAGGGAAATTGCCGACCTGATCGGCCGCAAGGACGCCTTTGACGCGGTTGAAAAGACCTTCGCTGCCATGGCGAGCGGGGCCGCCTATAATTTTCCGGTCATCCGGGAAGCCATCGGTCATGCAGATGCGCTTTATGGCTTCAAGTCCGGCTTCGACCGTTCTTCCCTGGCGCTCGGCCTGAAATCCGGCGGTTACTGGCCCGGCAACATGGACAAGGGCCTCACCAATCACCAGTCGACCGTGTTCCTGTTCGATGCCGATACCGGCCAGGCGAGAGCGGTTGTCGGCGGCAATCTCCTGACGGCGCTTCGCACCGCCGCTGCATCTGCCGTTTCGATCAAGCATCTCGCCCGCAAGGACGCCAAGGTGCTCGGCATGATCGGTGCCGGCCATCAATCCGCCTTCCAGATGCGCGCCGCTGTCGAACAGCGTGACTTTGAAAAAGTGATCGGCTGGAACCTGCATCCGGACATGCTGGTGCGGCTGGAAGAAACCGCCAACGAGCTCGGTCTTCCTTACGAATCCCTCGATCTCGACCGGCTCGGGGCCGAAGCCGATGTGATCATCTCGATCACCTCCAGTTTCGAACCGATCCTCAAGGCCGCTCAGGTTACACCCGGCACACATATTGCCTGCATGGGCACCGACACCAAGGGCAAGCAGGAGGTCGACACGGACCTGGTCGGCAAGGCCAGGCTGTTTACCGACGAGGTTGCCCAGTCCGCAACGATCGGTGAATGCCAGCACGCGGTTGCTGCCGGAATTGTCTCTGAGGACAATATAATTGAGATCGGTGCCGTGATTAATGCTACGCATCAAGGCCGGACCTCGGACGACGACATCACGCTGTTCGATGGGACGGGCGTCGGCCTTCAGGATCTCGCGGTGGCCTCCGCTGCCGTTGAGCTTGCAGTTCAGAAGGGTGTCGCCGTTCAGGTGGACTTCTAA